From the Roseiconus lacunae genome, one window contains:
- a CDS encoding dockerin type I domain-containing protein — protein MPQFSRRPHSSRLHDRRSSNAKPRLKRRRRRLFAESLERRELLAGDAFVFDIPDDPSLQPDEINRTRISVVEGALLVYDLNQDAVLAVEPLSEIGSIEINGGSDSNELVVDFIGGDFMVPITYEGGDQNPGPGDSLNLQNGSVETIAMGFVDEHRGTIDLESDPQGLNQAISYSGLEPILVGMASQSISFTFLGGDESISLSDDVTPGDGVNRIDSSLGEVVSFVSPSDLITVNGGSGVDQIQISELDSATATTELIVNGGEADDNIFVDHLSATLSATINGGEGADTITVTSPAGTLDTILGSLVVNGGAQPVGVISSETVTAKGNDVSAVLDAGDALMIDDSGTVGLQTYEVTGTSVSRLGSPTITYGTIEQLTLRTGSGNDLIDVQSTAAIETVVETNNGDDQLDLTTTAAGSLLRVDLGAGSDAAIISSTGDASVTVLQTGQDDDDISIQATGPGSGLSIDTGTESDLVNLLSVGSGSVNQIMTGEGIDIVNVRTTATDSFTDVFTGDSADTINVSSDANGDRLVPSGTLAGTLDGLLGELCVFAGGNSGIPENSASVTVKGAAVTATVPVGDVLNISDQGTVVDHVYTLTNTAYTRQGQPEIVYDGAETLNLVTGAGNDQVTVQSTAVGTTRVETSAGEDTLSIETTGDGGILTVDTGTEDDTIIMTDSGLASVTELITGAGEDDIIISGTGVQSGVRVSTGSESDVVTVQAIGVQSVLHVRTDDGDDIANLQTTAVDSFVEIYGGNGNDTFNVSSAADGDRVSPVGNLNGSLDGIAGQVCLFGDSESVPPEIVDSLMVKTETVSVTAPRGDQVNFSDRATLVDHQYNFTSTELARSGGPEIDLATMESFGLETGSGNDLLNVNLFPPSSAVSFDTGAGDDTVVIPDTGNQSLMTVETGSGEDTVTVTTTGDGSLLRVATGDGDDDVEIAGTGLSSGLAIDGGSDIDVVTLQAVGESSVNSIQAGAGDDVVNVQSTAALSVTEILGGADDDSIVVSSDANGDRLTPRGTPSGDLDGLLGQLCLDGQTNDPTLTLSETVTAKAMDVTVSIAVGDSVYVSDASAGSGQTYTINDGSFERSGGVLFELLDTELLDISTSMFADTVTINDTADATFTRLDTVDGDDAVDVITSGSGSIVTVETGSGSDLLTVLSTGDDGIVKLSSGQDDDDVEIVASGQTSGIGVDAGSGIDLIDVRDTGTASFLEVRLGSGDDIANVQGTGADSRSDFFGDDDDDTFNLTDNADGTRLNPRGSQTGTLDGLRGQICVFGVADTAAGSVTVDVQAHRTDADVANVSETVELGDELNVIDNSSLSDQIYDITAAEIQRTGINAVTITYGDVESVKLESGSGNDTVNVASTAEEVYTQVLTHDGNDTVTITTTGQDSIVDVITGTDEDQVSITTTGTSSITGVTTDGGSDTFETGAIGNESGLMVHTGDEDDAVSLLASPTSPTGPNESLINIQTGLGADAFEVNEVYLNTVVDLQGGADNDNFRLIADGADSTGYLRRLNDDPNNTPTLDSAAATRQLFIDGGANEATTRPINEGAGTIGANMNPIELSEPAIEVGDRIVVDASSATVDLDLRYVITGPAEGVFATTVPGSPRATVGNEVFETASIESVDILTGSADDLMTISSDIPFDIGTSLQRIGWSAGAGTDKIEVQGTVADDQITIGNLGDAVDEPMEISGVEFIRIAGEQGDDQLVNRTAVMSVIDGLAGNDIMFGGSGQDLLTGGSGVDLLYARDGNDILFSDQDLGSNTPDISDGEILDGGSENVIPLGDICIQHGADQIRTCEVVGDGGGEKDVLTWLRAIFIDPDVISFDPLHPALTPFLPAFPNPVPLLAVTEPSKLPLGALASEDFPTTPEDLSVAMDVNRDGAISPLDALSVINTLAIMQAGEAEPVEFRSAADVNGNGIVEPRDALMLINYLAVAKSQSEGSATASTNSDSDSWAWLDSVDHIFGEDDDESWLNGDGVLF, from the coding sequence ATGCCCCAATTTTCTCGACGCCCCCACTCGAGTCGACTTCACGATCGACGATCTTCGAATGCGAAGCCACGCCTGAAACGGCGGCGCAGAAGGCTGTTCGCCGAATCGCTCGAACGACGCGAACTGCTCGCCGGCGACGCGTTCGTGTTTGACATTCCGGACGATCCGTCACTGCAGCCCGACGAAATTAACAGGACACGGATCTCGGTCGTCGAAGGCGCGCTATTGGTCTACGATTTGAATCAAGACGCAGTTCTGGCTGTCGAACCTTTGAGCGAAATCGGCAGCATTGAAATCAACGGCGGATCGGACAGCAACGAGTTGGTTGTCGATTTCATCGGCGGCGATTTTATGGTGCCGATCACGTACGAAGGTGGCGATCAGAACCCTGGTCCGGGCGATTCCCTAAACTTGCAAAATGGATCGGTCGAAACGATCGCGATGGGCTTTGTCGACGAGCATCGTGGCACGATTGACTTAGAATCCGATCCGCAAGGCCTGAATCAAGCGATCAGCTATTCTGGGTTGGAGCCGATCCTGGTTGGAATGGCTTCTCAATCGATTAGCTTCACGTTTCTCGGTGGCGACGAATCGATTTCGTTGTCAGACGATGTCACCCCCGGTGATGGTGTCAATCGCATCGATTCTAGTCTTGGTGAAGTCGTCTCGTTTGTCAGCCCGTCAGACTTGATCACGGTCAATGGAGGATCCGGGGTCGATCAAATTCAAATTTCCGAATTGGATTCGGCAACCGCAACGACGGAATTGATTGTCAACGGTGGCGAAGCCGACGACAACATTTTTGTCGATCATCTGTCAGCGACATTGAGCGCCACTATCAACGGTGGAGAGGGAGCTGACACGATTACAGTGACCTCCCCGGCAGGTACACTGGATACGATTTTAGGTTCGCTGGTGGTCAACGGTGGTGCCCAACCGGTCGGGGTCATCAGCAGCGAAACGGTCACCGCCAAAGGTAACGACGTTTCTGCCGTCCTCGACGCGGGTGATGCGTTGATGATCGACGACTCAGGAACGGTTGGCTTGCAGACATACGAAGTAACGGGAACGTCGGTATCCAGACTCGGTTCTCCGACGATAACCTACGGGACTATCGAACAGTTAACGCTGCGTACCGGCAGCGGCAATGACTTGATCGATGTGCAGTCAACTGCGGCAATCGAAACGGTCGTCGAAACCAACAACGGCGATGATCAATTGGATCTTACCACCACGGCGGCTGGTAGCTTATTGCGTGTCGACCTTGGGGCAGGAAGTGATGCCGCCATCATAAGCTCCACGGGTGATGCCAGCGTCACCGTGTTGCAAACCGGACAAGATGACGATGACATTTCGATTCAGGCAACAGGTCCAGGAAGCGGGTTGAGCATCGATACCGGCACGGAATCGGACTTGGTTAATTTACTGTCGGTCGGCTCCGGTAGCGTCAACCAGATCATGACGGGGGAAGGAATCGACATCGTCAATGTCCGAACGACCGCCACCGACAGCTTTACCGACGTCTTCACTGGTGACTCCGCCGATACGATCAACGTTAGTTCCGATGCGAACGGAGATCGGCTCGTCCCTAGTGGGACCCTCGCGGGAACGTTGGATGGATTGTTAGGGGAACTTTGTGTGTTTGCCGGCGGCAATTCTGGAATCCCGGAAAACTCGGCAAGCGTCACAGTCAAAGGCGCAGCCGTCACCGCGACTGTTCCCGTTGGCGATGTATTGAACATCAGCGACCAAGGCACTGTTGTCGACCACGTCTATACACTGACCAACACGGCCTACACCCGGCAGGGGCAACCAGAGATCGTATACGACGGCGCAGAAACGCTGAATTTGGTAACCGGAGCGGGCAACGATCAAGTCACGGTGCAGTCGACCGCGGTTGGGACGACCCGAGTGGAAACGTCGGCCGGCGAAGACACCCTTTCGATCGAGACGACCGGTGATGGCGGCATCTTGACGGTGGATACCGGCACCGAAGACGACACGATAATCATGACCGACAGCGGACTTGCGAGTGTTACGGAGCTCATCACCGGTGCGGGCGAAGACGATATCATCATCAGCGGAACCGGAGTTCAGTCCGGCGTTCGTGTTTCGACGGGCAGTGAATCTGACGTGGTAACAGTACAAGCGATCGGCGTACAAAGCGTCTTGCACGTTCGCACCGACGATGGCGATGACATCGCAAACCTGCAAACGACGGCGGTCGATAGCTTCGTCGAAATTTATGGCGGAAACGGAAATGACACGTTCAATGTCTCGTCTGCTGCCGACGGGGACCGAGTGTCTCCGGTAGGCAATCTGAACGGATCACTTGACGGCATCGCTGGTCAAGTTTGCTTGTTCGGTGACAGCGAATCGGTGCCACCGGAAATCGTGGATTCGCTGATGGTCAAGACCGAAACGGTGTCAGTGACCGCGCCTCGTGGCGATCAAGTGAACTTTAGCGATCGCGCGACGCTGGTGGACCATCAATACAACTTTACTTCAACCGAGCTGGCACGATCGGGCGGTCCCGAGATCGATTTAGCGACGATGGAGAGTTTTGGTCTGGAAACGGGTAGCGGCAACGATTTGTTGAACGTCAATCTATTTCCACCTTCGTCGGCAGTATCCTTCGATACCGGCGCGGGCGACGATACCGTGGTGATTCCTGATACGGGAAACCAAAGCTTGATGACCGTGGAAACCGGATCGGGCGAAGACACCGTGACAGTCACGACGACGGGTGATGGAAGTTTGCTGCGTGTGGCAACCGGCGACGGTGATGACGATGTTGAAATCGCCGGTACAGGCCTATCGAGTGGCTTGGCGATCGACGGCGGAAGTGACATCGATGTCGTGACCTTGCAGGCCGTCGGAGAATCGTCGGTCAATTCTATCCAGGCGGGTGCGGGTGACGACGTGGTTAATGTGCAAAGCACCGCCGCCCTGAGTGTCACAGAGATCCTGGGCGGTGCCGATGATGACTCGATTGTGGTCAGTTCGGACGCAAATGGCGACCGCCTGACCCCACGCGGAACGCCGAGCGGTGATCTTGACGGTCTGTTGGGACAGTTGTGTCTTGACGGACAAACGAACGATCCCACCCTAACGCTTTCCGAAACGGTCACCGCAAAAGCAATGGATGTTACGGTATCGATTGCAGTGGGTGATTCCGTTTACGTCAGTGACGCCTCGGCGGGATCGGGACAAACCTACACGATCAACGATGGCTCGTTTGAGCGATCCGGCGGGGTGTTGTTTGAATTGCTTGACACCGAACTTCTGGACATCTCGACCAGCATGTTCGCCGATACCGTGACGATCAACGATACCGCGGATGCCACCTTCACTCGGCTCGATACTGTCGACGGCGACGACGCGGTCGACGTCATCACTTCGGGCTCTGGATCGATCGTGACTGTCGAGACCGGCAGCGGTAGCGATCTGCTGACCGTTTTGTCGACCGGCGACGATGGCATTGTGAAACTATCAAGCGGCCAAGACGATGACGACGTCGAAATCGTCGCAAGCGGTCAAACGAGTGGAATCGGTGTGGATGCGGGCTCGGGCATCGACTTGATCGATGTTCGCGATACCGGCACGGCATCATTCTTGGAAGTCCGGCTGGGATCAGGTGACGATATTGCCAACGTCCAAGGAACCGGTGCTGACAGTCGATCTGACTTCTTCGGCGATGATGACGATGACACCTTCAACCTGACCGACAATGCCGACGGAACACGTTTAAATCCTCGGGGCAGCCAAACCGGGACTCTCGATGGACTTCGCGGACAGATCTGCGTCTTCGGAGTAGCCGACACTGCAGCTGGTTCGGTCACGGTTGACGTCCAGGCCCACCGCACCGACGCTGACGTTGCCAACGTCAGTGAAACGGTTGAACTGGGCGACGAGCTGAATGTGATTGATAACAGCTCGCTGTCGGACCAAATCTACGACATCACGGCGGCGGAGATTCAGCGTACGGGAATCAATGCGGTCACGATCACTTATGGCGACGTCGAATCGGTAAAGCTGGAATCGGGATCTGGAAACGATACCGTCAACGTGGCTTCGACTGCCGAAGAAGTCTATACCCAGGTTCTCACTCACGACGGTAACGACACGGTCACGATCACCACCACCGGACAGGATTCGATTGTCGACGTCATCACAGGTACCGATGAAGATCAAGTCTCGATCACGACTACCGGAACCTCGAGTATCACCGGCGTAACCACCGATGGCGGCAGCGACACGTTTGAAACCGGCGCGATCGGAAATGAATCGGGGTTGATGGTCCATACCGGCGACGAAGACGATGCCGTTTCTCTATTGGCAAGTCCGACATCACCCACGGGTCCCAACGAATCGCTGATCAACATCCAAACCGGGCTCGGCGCCGATGCATTCGAAGTGAACGAAGTTTACTTGAATACCGTCGTCGACCTGCAGGGTGGAGCCGACAACGATAACTTCCGATTGATCGCCGATGGTGCCGACAGTACCGGATATCTTCGACGGCTGAACGATGACCCGAACAACACTCCGACACTCGATTCGGCCGCGGCGACGCGTCAACTGTTCATCGATGGTGGCGCGAACGAAGCCACGACACGCCCGATCAACGAAGGTGCCGGAACGATCGGTGCCAACATGAACCCGATCGAACTTTCCGAACCTGCGATCGAAGTCGGCGACCGGATTGTCGTCGACGCCAGCTCCGCGACCGTCGATCTGGACTTGCGCTACGTCATCACCGGTCCGGCGGAGGGTGTTTTTGCGACCACCGTGCCCGGTTCTCCTCGTGCGACCGTTGGCAATGAAGTCTTTGAAACGGCAAGCATCGAATCTGTCGACATCTTGACCGGGTCGGCCGATGATCTGATGACTATCAGCAGCGACATTCCGTTTGACATCGGGACGAGCTTGCAACGAATCGGATGGTCCGCCGGTGCGGGCACCGACAAAATCGAAGTGCAGGGCACCGTGGCCGACGACCAGATTACGATCGGTAACCTGGGCGATGCGGTCGACGAACCGATGGAAATTTCTGGGGTAGAGTTCATCCGAATCGCAGGCGAACAAGGCGATGACCAATTGGTCAACCGGACCGCGGTGATGTCGGTGATCGATGGATTGGCGGGGAACGACATTATGTTCGGGGGATCGGGACAAGATCTGCTGACCGGTGGATCTGGTGTCGACCTACTGTATGCACGCGACGGCAATGATATTTTGTTTTCTGACCAAGATCTGGGAAGCAACACGCCGGACATCAGCGACGGCGAAATTTTGGACGGTGGATCAGAAAACGTTATCCCACTCGGTGATATCTGTATTCAACATGGCGCCGATCAGATCCGGACCTGCGAAGTGGTCGGTGATGGCGGTGGCGAAAAAGACGTGCTGACATGGTTGCGTGCGATCTTTATCGATCCTGACGTCATTAGCTTTGACCCGTTGCATCCTGCACTCACGCCGTTTCTTCCCGCGTTTCCTAACCCGGTGCCGCTGTTGGCCGTCACCGAACCGAGCAAGCTGCCGTTGGGGGCCTTGGCTTCGGAAGATTTTCCGACAACGCCGGAGGACCTTAGCGTCGCAATGGATGTCAATCGCGACGGCGCAATCAGCCCGCTCGACGCACTGTCAGTCATCAATACGCTTGCAATCATGCAGGCCGGCGAAGCCGAACCGGTCGAGTTTCGCTCGGCGGCCGATGTCAACGGAAACGGAATCGTCGAACCTCGCGACGCGTTGATGTTGATCAACTATCTTGCCGTGGCCAAATCGCAGTCCGAAGGGTCGGCGACGGCATCGACGAACAGTGATTCGGATTCGTGGGCTTGGCTTGATTCGGTCGATCACATTTTCGGCGAGGACGACGACGAATCCTGGCTGAACGGGGACGGCGTTCTGTTTTGA
- a CDS encoding thioredoxin family protein — protein MACLKSLSITNVVAACCFLSIWAGNVDAGKYNTTIDIGDKAPQWKDLPGTDGESHSLSDLKDAPAVIVVFTCNSCPYAIDAEERLIKLAESLAPQGIKVVAINVNKVEEDRMPAMKARAAEKKYPFTYLFDESQQIAKQFGAKYTPEFFLLDRERRIAYMGSLDDSPDGSEVTKSYLKDAIDALMNGQSVQVAETVPIGCRIRIERERRRRSR, from the coding sequence ATGGCTTGTCTAAAATCCTTGTCGATCACCAACGTTGTCGCAGCCTGTTGTTTCCTGTCAATCTGGGCGGGGAACGTTGATGCCGGCAAGTACAACACGACAATCGACATCGGCGACAAGGCTCCGCAGTGGAAAGACCTGCCCGGGACCGATGGCGAGTCACACTCACTCTCAGATCTCAAAGATGCCCCCGCGGTCATCGTTGTCTTCACTTGCAATTCCTGTCCGTACGCAATCGACGCCGAAGAACGTTTGATCAAATTAGCCGAGTCGCTCGCGCCGCAAGGGATCAAGGTGGTAGCGATCAACGTCAATAAAGTCGAAGAAGATCGAATGCCGGCGATGAAGGCTCGGGCGGCTGAGAAGAAGTACCCGTTCACGTACCTATTTGACGAATCCCAACAGATCGCCAAGCAATTTGGTGCGAAGTATACGCCAGAATTTTTCCTGCTCGATCGCGAACGTAGAATCGCTTACATGGGATCATTGGACGACAGCCCGGACGGTTCGGAGGTTACGAAATCCTATCTGAAGGATGCGATTGATGCATTGATGAATGGACAATCAGTGCAAGTTGCAGAAACGGTCCCTATCGGCTGCCGCATCCGAATCGAGCGCGAACGGCGAAGGCGATCAAGATGA